The region GGATGCCGATCCGGTCGGCTTCCTGTTCGTTTTGACGCGAGAAGCGCCTTTGTTCCTGGATGGCCGCCGCCTGAGTGCCGGCAATGGTTGCGATGCCGGCATCTCCGGCTCCGGCCGCCGCGATGACGATCCCGGCCAGCAGGGCGGCCATCATCGGTACTTGCATCCGCTGCGAAGCTTCTACGCCTCGGGCGAAGTGACGTTGAGACAAGTGAGCCAGTTCATGGGCCAGAACGGAGGCGTATTCGCCTTCGGTCTGGGCGTTCAGGAACAATCCGCCGTTGACCCCGATGATCCCGCCGGGCGCGGCAAATGCGTTGAGCTGCGGGCTGTTGATCAGGATGAATTCCAGGCGCCGATCATTGACCTGGCTGGTCTCGACCAGCTTGTAAACACTGGTTTCGACATAGTCCTTGAGCTGCGGATCGTTGAGTTGCGCGACTTGGCTGCGCAACATCGCCAGCCACGCACGGCCCAATTGGTATTCCTGTTGTGGCGAGACAATGGCAGAGCTGGCGTCACCCAGTGACGGCAGGTCGTCGGCGAAGCCTGGCGAGGCAAGCAGGCAAGCAAGCGTCAGCAGGGTAGGGCGCAAAAAAGTCATGCACAAAGCCTTAGTCGACAAAGAGCTTACTGTAGCCGGACACTGGGCTTGGGACCAGATATTCTAAGCCGCTCAACCACCTGCCCCGGAGTGACGCAATGACCGATGCTGTAGCCCATGACGCCGAGCTGGACGCCAGCGGTCTGAATTGTCCATTGCCATTGTTAAAGGCCAAGCTGGAGCTTAATCGCATGATCAGCGGCGCGGTGCTTAAGGTGATCGCCACGGATGCCGGCTCCCAGCGCGACTTCCGCACCTTTGCCAAGTTGGCCGGTCACACGCTGCTGCTTGAAGAAGACGAGGCGGGGGTCTACCGCTACTGGTTGAAAAAAGCCTGAAACCTGCTGCGTTCTGCCGCTAAGGATTATTGATGTTCAAAGTGTTACGCGACTGGGTTCAGCGCTATTTCTCTGACGAAGAGGCTGTGGTGCTGGCG is a window of Pseudomonas sp. DC1.2 DNA encoding:
- a CDS encoding sulfurtransferase TusA family protein, with the translated sequence MTDAVAHDAELDASGLNCPLPLLKAKLELNRMISGAVLKVIATDAGSQRDFRTFAKLAGHTLLLEEDEAGVYRYWLKKA